One Natrinema halophilum genomic window carries:
- a CDS encoding methylaspartate ammonia-lyase, translating to MEIKGVYATPGYSGFFFDDQRAIKRGATQDGFTYEGDPVTDGFDEIRQAGESIIVDIELADGSVVRGDCAAVQYSGAGGRDPLFKADEYAPVIDGPVADELEGRDATEFLTNAELLEEMTVEGDRLHTAIRYGVSQALLAAAAEAEKTTRTDVVADALGTEPAMEPVPVFGQSGDDRYTNTEKMFIKGVPVLPHALINSVEKIGEDGETLLEYVEWLVERSQELGPDGYEPRFHIDVYGMIGEVFGAPYDRDEVVEYFAALEEAAAPFPIQIEGPMDVGNRADQIEAMVELREGLAETNVSVDIVADEWCNTFEDVQAFVDAEAADLVQVKTPDLGGIHRSGQAVRYCEGTDTEAYLGGTCNETETSARACAHVALATNAAQVLAKPGMGFDEGYMIVENEMRRTIARRKREQLTVDTDEVTADD from the coding sequence ATGGAAATTAAAGGAGTGTACGCCACGCCCGGCTACTCCGGGTTCTTTTTCGACGACCAGCGCGCGATCAAGCGGGGAGCAACGCAGGACGGGTTCACCTACGAAGGCGACCCCGTCACCGACGGCTTCGACGAGATTCGACAGGCAGGCGAGTCGATCATCGTCGACATCGAACTCGCGGACGGCTCCGTGGTGCGCGGCGACTGTGCCGCAGTCCAGTATTCCGGTGCCGGCGGCCGCGACCCCCTCTTCAAAGCCGACGAATACGCACCGGTCATCGACGGCCCCGTTGCCGACGAACTCGAGGGCCGCGACGCGACCGAGTTCCTCACGAACGCCGAACTGCTCGAGGAGATGACGGTGGAGGGCGATCGACTTCACACTGCGATCCGCTACGGCGTCTCGCAGGCGTTGCTCGCGGCGGCTGCCGAGGCCGAGAAGACGACCCGAACGGACGTCGTGGCCGACGCGCTCGGCACCGAGCCTGCGATGGAACCGGTCCCCGTCTTCGGGCAATCTGGCGACGACCGCTACACCAACACCGAGAAGATGTTCATCAAGGGCGTTCCCGTCTTGCCCCACGCGCTCATCAACAGCGTCGAGAAGATCGGCGAGGACGGGGAGACGCTGCTCGAATACGTCGAGTGGCTCGTCGAACGGTCCCAGGAGCTTGGTCCCGACGGGTACGAGCCGCGGTTCCACATCGACGTCTACGGGATGATCGGCGAAGTTTTCGGCGCTCCGTACGACCGCGACGAAGTGGTCGAGTACTTCGCCGCGCTCGAGGAGGCCGCAGCGCCGTTCCCGATTCAGATCGAGGGACCGATGGACGTCGGCAACCGCGCCGACCAGATCGAAGCGATGGTCGAACTTCGGGAGGGACTCGCCGAGACGAACGTTTCCGTCGACATCGTCGCCGACGAGTGGTGTAACACCTTCGAGGACGTGCAGGCGTTCGTCGACGCCGAAGCCGCCGACCTCGTACAGGTCAAGACGCCCGATCTGGGCGGCATCCACCGCAGCGGACAGGCGGTCCGCTACTGCGAGGGGACCGATACGGAAGCCTACCTCGGCGGAACCTGCAACGAGACGGAAACCTCTGCGCGCGCCTGCGCTCACGTTGCACTCGCGACGAACGCCGCACAGGTGCTCGCAAAACCCGGCATGGGCTTCGACGAGGGGTACATGATCGTCGAAAACGAGATGCGACGAACGATCGCCCGACGGAAGCGAGAACAGTTAACGGTAGACACAGACGAGGTGACAGCAGATGACTGA
- a CDS encoding methylaspartate mutase subunit E: MIRDERIPSDELQRIDEEIRSNWSTGADVDFEEAIEYHESLPDRKRFADVLESADKPLLQPRAGVPRLDDQIELLQYLHREGQADLLPTTIDSYTRDNEYEKAQQGLEKARETGDDTLNGFPAVNHGVDGCRQLIDAIDAPIEVRHGTPDARLLAAITFAGGFQSFEGGPISYNIPYTKRHGLEETIEKWQFVDRLAGAYTERGVRINREPFGPLTGTLVPPSIAIAIMLVEGKLAATQGVRSITLGYGQVGNVVQDVAALNALKKLGNEYLPDEVVVTTVFHEWMGGFPPDEARANGVISLGGMTAAIAQPDKVITKSPQEFQGVPTKEANASGLRTTRQVIDMAIEQKIDIDGIEEEQDLIERETRCLMDTIFEHGDGDVVQGTLKAFDSGALDVPFAPSDSAKGAVLPARDDDGRVRIFEWADLAMDEDIKEIHRARLSQRATTEGRDQSFRMVADDVDAISDGKLIGRPQGDV, translated from the coding sequence ATGATACGAGACGAACGCATACCATCCGACGAGCTACAGCGTATCGACGAGGAGATTCGGTCGAACTGGTCGACAGGGGCGGACGTCGACTTCGAGGAAGCGATCGAGTACCACGAGTCGCTTCCGGACCGCAAGCGTTTCGCTGACGTCCTCGAGTCGGCCGACAAACCGCTTCTCCAGCCCCGAGCCGGCGTTCCCCGGCTCGACGATCAAATCGAACTCCTGCAGTACCTTCACCGTGAAGGGCAGGCGGATCTGTTGCCGACCACCATCGACTCGTACACGCGCGACAACGAGTACGAGAAGGCCCAGCAGGGTCTAGAAAAGGCCCGCGAGACGGGTGACGATACTCTCAACGGTTTCCCCGCAGTCAATCACGGCGTCGACGGCTGTCGGCAGCTGATCGATGCGATCGACGCGCCGATCGAAGTCCGCCACGGAACGCCGGACGCCAGGCTGCTCGCGGCGATTACGTTCGCCGGCGGCTTCCAGAGTTTTGAGGGAGGGCCGATTTCGTACAACATTCCGTACACGAAACGACACGGACTCGAAGAGACGATCGAGAAATGGCAGTTCGTCGATCGGCTGGCGGGGGCATACACCGAACGCGGCGTGCGGATCAACCGCGAGCCGTTCGGTCCGCTTACGGGGACGCTCGTCCCGCCTTCTATCGCGATCGCGATCATGCTGGTCGAAGGAAAGCTGGCGGCGACGCAGGGCGTGCGATCGATCACGCTCGGCTACGGCCAGGTCGGTAACGTCGTACAGGACGTCGCCGCCCTGAACGCCTTGAAGAAACTCGGCAACGAGTACCTGCCCGACGAGGTCGTCGTCACGACCGTCTTCCACGAGTGGATGGGCGGCTTCCCGCCGGACGAAGCGCGCGCAAACGGCGTCATCAGTCTGGGTGGGATGACCGCCGCAATCGCCCAGCCCGACAAGGTCATCACCAAGTCACCCCAGGAGTTCCAGGGGGTTCCGACCAAGGAGGCCAATGCATCTGGGCTGCGCACCACGCGGCAGGTCATCGACATGGCGATCGAACAGAAAATAGACATCGACGGCATCGAGGAGGAACAGGACCTTATCGAGCGCGAGACTCGGTGTCTGATGGATACGATCTTCGAACACGGCGACGGCGACGTCGTCCAGGGAACGCTCAAAGCCTTCGACTCCGGAGCGCTCGACGTCCCGTTCGCACCCAGCGACAGTGCGAAGGGTGCCGTCCTCCCGGCGCGGGATGACGACGGTCGAGTTCGCATCTTCGAGTGGGCCGACCTCGCGATGGACGAAGACATCAAGGAGATCCACAGGGCTCGGCTCTCGCAACGTGCTACCACCGAAGGCCGCGACCAGTCGTTCCGGATGGTCGCAGACGACGTCGACGCGATCAGCGACGGAAAACTCATCGGTCGACCACAGGGTGACGTTTAA
- the glmS gene encoding methylaspartate mutase subunit S, producing MVLHTMSHTVVLGVIGSDAHVVGITILEQAFSAAGFEVVNLGVQTSQEEFAEAAVAHDAEAVLVSSLYGHAEQDCQGFHSVLEDAGVDAVTYIGGNLAVGQDDFEQTRRTFRELGFDRVFDSETDPEDAIAALREDLQIRPTESERATISS from the coding sequence ATGGTTCTGCATACGATGTCCCACACGGTCGTCCTCGGCGTGATCGGCTCCGATGCCCACGTCGTTGGCATCACAATCCTCGAGCAAGCCTTCAGCGCAGCCGGCTTCGAAGTCGTGAACCTCGGTGTCCAGACCTCTCAGGAGGAATTCGCCGAGGCGGCGGTAGCACACGACGCAGAGGCTGTACTGGTCTCTTCGCTCTACGGCCACGCCGAACAGGACTGCCAGGGGTTCCACAGCGTCCTCGAGGACGCTGGCGTCGACGCGGTCACGTACATCGGCGGCAACCTCGCCGTCGGTCAGGACGATTTCGAGCAAACCCGGCGAACGTTCCGGGAGCTCGGGTTCGACCGCGTCTTCGATTCCGAAACCGATCCCGAGGACGCGATTGCCGCGCTCCGCGAAGACCTCCAGATCAGACCGACGGAGTCGGAACGGGCAACTATCAGTTCGTAG
- the mct gene encoding succinyl-CoA:mesaconate CoA-transferase, protein MGALSNLRVLDLTQVLAGPYCTMLLADMGADVVKIERPGGDMIRSYPPFIDDPETEAYGGYFQSVNRGKKSIELNLGDDEDRADFLSLVEEADIVVENYRSGTMEKFDLSYETLTEYNPDLIYSSIRGFGDPRTGETDRQGQPSFDLIAQALGGVMETTGQSDGPPTKTGPGVGDLFTATLNCIGILAAVNHREQTGEGQYVDTGMYDSMLSFTERAIYQQSYTGEAPTRRGNSHPTLFPYNAFKTDDGYAVIAAFNNNHWAELCDVMDREGLAEEYPTTQERFENREALRKEIADWAREQTNDELVGKLEGCVPAAPVQNTEEIFDDPHVHARDMLVPVEQPGADTDVEIAGTPIKMSETNPEPRGRAPLLDEHRDEVLGEKADVETADD, encoded by the coding sequence ATGGGAGCCCTTTCAAACCTGCGCGTATTGGACCTGACTCAGGTGCTTGCGGGACCGTACTGTACGATGTTACTCGCCGACATGGGAGCAGACGTAGTGAAGATCGAGCGCCCAGGTGGCGACATGATACGGTCGTACCCGCCGTTCATCGACGACCCCGAAACGGAAGCGTACGGCGGCTACTTCCAGAGCGTCAACCGCGGCAAGAAGAGCATCGAACTGAACCTCGGCGACGACGAGGATCGTGCCGATTTCCTCTCGCTCGTCGAGGAAGCCGACATCGTCGTCGAGAACTACCGGTCGGGGACGATGGAGAAATTCGATCTCAGCTACGAGACGCTTACCGAGTACAACCCGGACCTGATTTACTCGTCGATCCGCGGCTTCGGCGACCCGCGGACGGGCGAAACCGACCGACAGGGACAGCCATCCTTCGACCTCATCGCGCAGGCACTCGGGGGCGTCATGGAAACGACCGGGCAATCCGACGGCCCACCGACGAAGACCGGCCCCGGCGTCGGCGACCTCTTCACCGCGACGCTGAACTGCATCGGCATTCTCGCGGCGGTCAACCACCGCGAACAGACCGGCGAGGGCCAGTACGTCGACACCGGCATGTACGACTCGATGCTCAGCTTTACCGAGCGCGCCATCTACCAGCAGTCCTACACCGGCGAGGCACCGACCCGACGGGGCAACTCCCACCCCACGCTCTTTCCCTACAACGCCTTCAAAACGGACGACGGGTACGCTGTCATCGCTGCCTTCAACAACAACCACTGGGCGGAACTCTGCGACGTGATGGACCGCGAAGGCTTGGCCGAGGAGTATCCCACGACGCAGGAACGGTTCGAGAACCGCGAGGCACTTCGCAAGGAGATCGCCGACTGGGCCCGCGAGCAGACCAACGACGAACTCGTGGGCAAGCTCGAGGGCTGCGTCCCCGCCGCCCCCGTCCAGAACACAGAGGAAATCTTCGACGACCCGCACGTCCACGCTCGAGACATGCTCGTGCCCGTCGAACAACCTGGTGCCGACACCGACGTCGAGATAGCGGGCACCCCGATCAAAATGAGCGAGACGAACCCCGAACCACGCGGTCGCGCACCGCTGCTCGACGAGCACCGTGACGAAGTGCTGGGCGAGAAAGCAGACGTCGAAACGGCCGACGACTGA
- a CDS encoding ATP-binding protein, translated as MTLRTEVISDVGGRRSVLTLGALYATTGMIWPLVQIGGPRSLEECLIITVLVGGSGAVLLYGGYRLPQTDIHPEFFPSIASWCFRAIGAIVVILLFIMLVGELSDPSGNLLILSALAAVAGFGAGSYDARAKSRAYVLEQRNQELRQTQAQLEETVARLEESEQRYRTLAENVPNGAVALLDDDLRHTLVAGQGFEQVDYSPAELRGQRVQEVYPADIVERVEPHYHTTLEGTPTQFELEMQGRIFEFRTQPLTAEDGDVYAILVMGQDITGRKNRERELTKRISQQQTVSDLGQFALETDDLDELMHEASRQVSDVLGTEYCKVLDLNDQTDELLLRQGVGWDAGIVGTETVSAVEADSQAAYTLANDHPVVVEDLETETRFSGPELLRTHDVRSGVSTIIGPFDEPWGILGTHDTEPQAFSDEDVTFVQSVANILAEAIERDQYQRKLEQSIADLKETNKRLEQFAYAASHDLQEPLRMVSSYLQLIERRYGDAFDEDGREFLEFAIDGADRMRGMIDGLLAYSRVETNGEPLEPVDLNAVFDGACQDLKMKISRSNADVTSESLPRVEGDVNQLRQVFQNLLSNAIRYSGDEPPSVHVSAERNGSRQVISVRDEGIGMESEAAANVFDVFHRLHSRDEYEGSGVGLAVCERIVERHGGDIWVESEPGTGATFSITLPAVDTRDG; from the coding sequence ATGACGCTTAGGACGGAGGTCATATCGGACGTCGGCGGCCGGCGCTCGGTTCTGACCCTCGGGGCGTTGTACGCCACAACCGGGATGATCTGGCCGCTCGTGCAGATCGGCGGGCCGCGATCGCTCGAGGAGTGTCTCATTATTACCGTTCTGGTCGGCGGGTCGGGCGCCGTCCTCCTCTATGGCGGGTATCGCCTCCCCCAAACCGACATCCATCCCGAGTTCTTTCCGTCCATCGCCAGCTGGTGTTTCCGTGCTATTGGTGCGATAGTTGTCATCCTCCTCTTCATCATGCTCGTCGGCGAACTATCCGATCCGTCGGGCAATTTGCTCATCCTTTCTGCGCTCGCCGCAGTTGCCGGCTTCGGGGCCGGAAGCTACGATGCGCGCGCGAAGTCGCGGGCGTACGTTCTCGAACAGCGCAATCAGGAACTTCGACAGACGCAGGCGCAACTCGAAGAAACGGTCGCTCGACTCGAGGAATCCGAGCAGCGATATCGGACCCTCGCTGAGAACGTTCCGAACGGAGCGGTTGCGCTTCTGGACGACGACTTGCGACACACGCTCGTCGCTGGGCAGGGCTTCGAACAGGTCGACTACAGCCCCGCTGAGCTTCGAGGACAACGCGTTCAAGAGGTCTACCCAGCAGATATCGTCGAGCGGGTCGAACCACACTACCACACGACGCTCGAGGGCACGCCGACACAGTTCGAACTCGAGATGCAGGGACGGATATTCGAGTTCCGTACCCAACCGCTGACGGCCGAGGACGGCGACGTCTACGCCATTTTAGTGATGGGGCAGGATATCACCGGGCGGAAGAACCGCGAACGGGAACTCACGAAGCGGATAAGCCAACAACAGACCGTCTCCGATCTCGGACAGTTTGCGCTCGAAACGGACGATCTGGACGAACTCATGCACGAAGCGTCCCGCCAGGTGTCGGACGTCCTCGGGACGGAGTACTGCAAAGTACTCGATCTGAACGACCAGACGGACGAACTCCTCCTCCGTCAGGGCGTCGGGTGGGACGCCGGCATCGTCGGGACGGAAACGGTATCAGCCGTCGAAGCCGACTCTCAGGCCGCATACACGCTGGCGAACGATCATCCCGTCGTCGTCGAGGATCTCGAGACGGAAACGCGCTTCAGCGGCCCCGAACTGCTCCGTACTCACGACGTCCGCAGTGGTGTCAGTACCATTATCGGACCGTTCGACGAACCGTGGGGGATTTTGGGCACTCACGATACCGAACCACAGGCTTTCAGCGATGAGGACGTCACTTTCGTCCAGAGCGTCGCTAACATCCTCGCGGAGGCGATCGAGCGCGATCAATACCAACGCAAACTCGAACAATCGATTGCCGACCTGAAAGAAACCAACAAACGACTCGAACAGTTCGCCTACGCCGCGTCACACGATCTGCAGGAACCGCTCCGAATGGTCTCGAGTTATCTTCAGCTCATCGAACGGCGATACGGTGATGCCTTCGATGAGGATGGGCGGGAGTTTCTCGAGTTCGCCATCGACGGGGCAGACCGGATGCGAGGGATGATCGACGGATTGCTCGCGTATTCTCGAGTCGAAACGAATGGCGAGCCGTTGGAACCGGTCGATCTGAACGCCGTGTTCGACGGTGCGTGTCAGGACCTCAAGATGAAAATTTCACGGAGCAATGCAGACGTCACGAGTGAGTCGCTCCCTCGAGTCGAGGGCGATGTGAATCAGTTACGACAGGTCTTCCAGAACCTGTTGAGTAACGCGATACGATACAGCGGTGACGAACCTCCGTCGGTCCACGTTTCGGCCGAACGGAACGGTTCACGGCAGGTAATTTCGGTTCGAGACGAGGGAATCGGAATGGAGTCCGAAGCGGCAGCCAACGTATTCGACGTGTTCCATCGGCTTCACAGCCGTGACGAGTACGAGGGAAGCGGGGTTGGACTGGCCGTTTGCGAGCGAATCGTCGAACGACACGGCGGTGACATCTGGGTGGAGTCCGAACCCGGAACTGGCGCCACCTTCTCGATTACGTTGCCCGCAGTCGATACGCGCGATGGATGA
- a CDS encoding DUF5785 family protein, protein MSNDWPVDPDGEEGSEGMRKFDMRIIADKVDEEEDFPMDRDEFVDEYGDYPIRINYKTIVPMSEIFEYVEPEEFETMVDMHKAVGAAMRAGVFWDYHPQGEDPEKKHA, encoded by the coding sequence ATGAGCAACGATTGGCCGGTCGATCCCGACGGCGAGGAGGGTAGCGAGGGGATGCGAAAGTTCGATATGCGAATCATCGCTGACAAGGTCGACGAGGAGGAGGACTTTCCGATGGACCGCGACGAGTTCGTCGACGAGTACGGCGACTATCCGATACGGATCAACTACAAGACGATCGTCCCGATGAGCGAGATCTTCGAGTACGTCGAACCCGAGGAGTTCGAAACGATGGTCGACATGCACAAGGCGGTCGGCGCGGCGATGCGCGCAGGCGTCTTCTGGGACTATCACCCGCAGGGTGAAGATCCCGAGAAGAAACACGCGTAA
- a CDS encoding GTP cyclohydrolase III → MTNTQVTLVQIDNYGPWTVTPEPRREADLQTMQSRLYADISQFVGNRGGYTFFTRFDNMIAVTNGCSLEDHALLQESVGNRYPVTLSLGVATGTNPVQALADATETIQDAGSAQDKNRRECLKGRVIEPPHRSEGDIQIAHFDVINATGNYTDELNAFDTFIEIEQGYAELMRHMRYAHGSLSFFVGGDNVIVVCPDLGRDEYDEALSHVEEAVDVEMQVGVGRGKSAHEAGYAAKHALETCRTDGTRVELEWDTA, encoded by the coding sequence GTGACTAACACGCAGGTAACGCTCGTTCAGATCGACAACTACGGGCCGTGGACAGTGACGCCCGAGCCGCGACGAGAGGCGGACCTCCAGACCATGCAATCGCGGCTATATGCAGACATCTCCCAGTTCGTCGGCAACCGCGGTGGCTACACTTTTTTCACTCGTTTCGACAACATGATCGCCGTGACGAACGGCTGCTCGCTCGAGGATCACGCGCTTCTTCAGGAGTCGGTCGGCAACCGGTATCCCGTGACCCTCAGTCTGGGCGTCGCGACCGGAACGAACCCGGTACAGGCCCTGGCCGATGCGACCGAAACAATACAGGACGCCGGCAGCGCACAGGACAAGAACCGACGTGAGTGTCTGAAGGGTCGGGTCATCGAACCACCCCACCGATCCGAGGGGGACATCCAGATCGCACACTTCGACGTGATCAACGCGACCGGTAATTACACGGACGAACTCAACGCCTTCGATACGTTCATCGAGATCGAGCAGGGATACGCGGAACTCATGCGCCACATGCGCTACGCCCACGGCAGCCTCTCGTTTTTCGTGGGCGGGGACAACGTAATCGTCGTTTGTCCTGACCTCGGAAGGGACGAGTACGACGAAGCACTCTCCCACGTCGAAGAGGCCGTCGACGTCGAGATGCAGGTCGGCGTTGGCCGCGGAAAGAGCGCTCACGAAGCCGGCTACGCGGCGAAACACGCCCTCGAGACCTGCCGAACTGATGGAACCCGAGTCGAACTCGAGTGGGACACGGCCTGA
- a CDS encoding CBS domain-containing protein yields MESELSVRDVLTTDYVGVSESDTVLSVVRLMREERTSCTLVVRGTEPVGIVTEWDVLGLVADEFDPAETTVEAVMTTPVITVDPDRSLTDVATTMARENIRNVVVEDDDGITGVVTQRDVIAAAGSFQATMNPTRSSGASIDREGELADPAPPRATSEGDNRLLPNGGDEYTTQGVCEACGSLADSLWDSNGQLVCADCRTV; encoded by the coding sequence ATGGAATCGGAACTGTCCGTCAGAGACGTCTTGACGACCGACTACGTCGGCGTCAGCGAGTCGGATACCGTCCTCAGTGTCGTCCGACTTATGCGCGAGGAGCGGACGAGTTGCACGCTGGTCGTTCGCGGCACGGAACCGGTCGGTATCGTGACCGAGTGGGACGTCCTCGGTCTCGTAGCAGACGAGTTCGATCCCGCCGAGACGACCGTCGAGGCGGTGATGACGACGCCGGTAATCACGGTGGACCCCGACCGATCGCTCACCGACGTCGCCACGACGATGGCTCGCGAGAACATTCGGAACGTCGTCGTCGAGGACGACGATGGCATCACCGGCGTCGTGACCCAGCGGGACGTCATCGCCGCTGCGGGCTCGTTTCAGGCGACGATGAACCCTACTCGGTCGAGCGGGGCGTCGATCGATCGAGAGGGCGAACTCGCCGACCCTGCGCCCCCTCGAGCGACGTCTGAGGGCGACAACCGCCTGCTTCCCAACGGGGGCGACGAGTATACCACTCAGGGAGTCTGCGAAGCCTGTGGCTCGCTTGCGGATTCCCTGTGGGATTCTAACGGCCAACTCGTCTGTGCGGACTGCCGGACGGTCTAA
- a CDS encoding phosphoglycerate kinase, producing MIETLDDLDVEGTTVGVRVDVNSPIDDDGTLADDARLRAHVDTLSELLERGGRVAVLAHQGRPGGDDFVSLESHANRLSTLLDQPVEYVDATFSSAARKTIRTLSNGDCVVLENTRFYSEEYMEFDPERAAQTHLVTGLESVLDAYVNDAFAASHRSQPSLVGLPTVLPGYAGRVMEAELDVLGSIEETPDPRVYVIGGAKVSDSIDVAWSVLEKGLADHVITAGVVGNVFLIADGVDLGDASSDFIYDQGYWDEIDRAADLLDAYGDRIALPRDVAVDRDGDRYELGVNALPPGDGESAMDIGDSTLEYYQRILADAETVILNGPAGVFEDDRFQKGTRRLYDTATDSSTSIVGGGDTASALRKLGVEGFSHVSTGGGAALRMLTAEPLPAVTALQNAPEQPAADD from the coding sequence ATGATCGAGACCCTCGACGATCTGGACGTCGAAGGGACTACCGTCGGTGTTCGCGTCGACGTCAATAGTCCGATCGACGACGATGGTACGCTTGCAGACGACGCTCGACTGCGTGCCCACGTCGACACCCTCTCGGAACTGCTCGAGCGTGGAGGTCGCGTCGCCGTCCTTGCCCACCAGGGCCGTCCCGGCGGGGACGACTTCGTTTCCCTCGAATCTCACGCCAATCGGCTTTCGACCCTGCTCGACCAGCCCGTCGAGTACGTCGATGCGACGTTCAGTAGTGCCGCTCGCAAGACTATCAGAACCCTATCGAACGGTGACTGCGTCGTCCTCGAGAACACCCGTTTTTACAGCGAGGAGTACATGGAGTTCGACCCCGAGCGAGCCGCCCAGACACACCTCGTCACGGGCCTCGAATCGGTCTTGGACGCCTACGTCAACGATGCCTTCGCCGCGTCCCACCGCTCGCAACCGTCTCTCGTCGGTCTCCCGACGGTCCTTCCCGGCTACGCTGGCCGAGTGATGGAGGCGGAACTGGACGTACTGGGTTCTATCGAGGAAACTCCCGACCCCCGGGTCTACGTAATCGGCGGCGCGAAAGTCTCCGATTCGATCGATGTCGCCTGGAGCGTCCTCGAAAAGGGGCTGGCCGATCACGTCATCACTGCAGGCGTCGTCGGCAACGTCTTTCTGATCGCCGACGGCGTCGATCTTGGCGACGCCAGTTCGGATTTCATCTACGACCAGGGCTACTGGGACGAAATAGACCGCGCCGCAGACCTGCTCGATGCCTACGGCGACCGAATCGCGCTCCCGCGAGACGTCGCCGTCGATCGAGACGGCGACCGCTACGAACTCGGCGTCAACGCTTTGCCACCCGGCGACGGCGAGTCAGCCATGGATATCGGCGATTCGACGTTAGAGTACTACCAACGCATTCTCGCCGACGCGGAAACGGTCATCCTCAACGGTCCCGCCGGCGTCTTCGAGGACGATCGCTTCCAGAAGGGAACCAGACGGCTGTACGATACCGCGACGGACAGTTCCACGAGCATCGTCGGCGGCGGCGATACCGCTTCCGCCCTGCGCAAACTCGGCGTCGAGGGGTTCTCTCACGTCAGCACCGGCGGCGGGGCTGCACTACGGATGCTCACCGCCGAACCGTTACCCGCCGTAACGGCACTCCAGAATGCCCCAGAACAACCCGCAGCCGACGATTGA
- a CDS encoding GNAT family N-acetyltransferase gives MPQNNPQPTIERASQADLETVTELWLRLARDQRAYDSAVRPDANRETMRNTLAAYRVNDGLLVARLQGEIVGFASVSIEHGSLELDVTRGLLSNVYVDPAVRNQGIGTALLEAAEDTLAEQGADVMLLEVMAGNEDARRFYRSRGYDEFRVTMTRSLGDRDENDTHSKEDG, from the coding sequence ATGCCCCAGAACAACCCGCAGCCGACGATTGAACGCGCCTCGCAGGCGGACCTCGAGACGGTGACAGAGCTGTGGCTTCGGCTCGCCCGCGATCAACGTGCGTACGACTCGGCGGTTCGGCCCGATGCGAACCGCGAAACGATGCGCAACACACTCGCTGCCTACCGGGTCAACGACGGCCTGCTCGTCGCCCGCCTCCAGGGCGAAATCGTCGGTTTCGCGTCGGTATCTATCGAGCACGGCTCTCTCGAACTCGACGTCACCCGCGGATTGCTCTCGAACGTCTACGTCGATCCCGCCGTCCGCAACCAGGGAATCGGGACCGCGCTGCTCGAGGCTGCCGAGGATACGCTCGCCGAACAGGGGGCTGACGTCATGCTGCTCGAGGTAATGGCCGGCAACGAAGACGCACGGCGATTTTATCGCAGCCGGGGGTACGACGAGTTTCGGGTAACGATGACTCGGTCGCTCGGTGATCGAGACGAAAACGATACACACTCAAAGGAGGATGGCTAA
- a CDS encoding MaoC/PaaZ C-terminal domain-containing protein: MNYAGLSGIYDPIHLDKEHLADSEFGGRLLYGQLVHVVMEGLKIQTGILADSVIASYGMDSVPVVNPVLIGDTIHNEIQVINLGRRDADSGSPSEKKRGVTNSQKLSALPRRER, encoded by the coding sequence GTGAACTACGCCGGCCTCAGTGGAATCTACGACCCGATACACTTGGATAAAGAACACTTGGCCGATTCGGAGTTTGGCGGCCGGCTACTGTACGGACAGCTCGTACACGTCGTGATGGAAGGCCTAAAAATTCAAACCGGAATTCTTGCGGACTCTGTCATAGCCTCGTACGGGATGGATTCGGTTCCGGTTGTAAATCCGGTACTGATTGGCGACACAATCCACAACGAAATACAGGTCATTAATTTGGGTCGTCGCGACGCTGATAGCGGATCCCCGTCCGAGAAGAAAAGGGGGGTAACCAACAGTCAGAAACTGTCTGCGTTGCCAAGACGAGAACGCTAA